One genomic segment of Rhizobium sp. 11515TR includes these proteins:
- a CDS encoding sugar phosphate isomerase/epimerase family protein has protein sequence MNKLGVHALVWEAGWSRDECARAIANSAEVGYDFIEAPALDPSLIDPEFTRRQLEKSGIGINFSLGLDFETDISSGDKEKGRRGKERLEQAIAVCRDCGGEYIGGILHSAFGKYTEPTTAAGVAQSVDILRQVAETAAKSNITLVLEVVNRYESNVLNTAAQAVEMCKRIGMPNVKVHLDVYHMNIEESDIQAAILETGDYLGYFHTGDSHRGYMGSGTIDLTGVFRALVRSGYQGPITFESFSSRVVGQPLEGILGIWRNLWDDGRDLAEHALMYTKAQLKAAQEAQRQSQQRSRLP, from the coding sequence ATGAACAAACTGGGAGTTCACGCGCTGGTATGGGAGGCCGGCTGGAGCCGCGACGAATGCGCCCGCGCAATCGCAAACAGTGCCGAGGTGGGTTACGATTTCATTGAGGCACCGGCGCTCGATCCAAGCCTGATCGATCCGGAATTCACCCGCCGCCAGCTCGAAAAAAGCGGCATCGGCATCAACTTCTCGCTCGGTCTCGATTTTGAAACCGACATCTCAAGCGGTGATAAGGAGAAGGGCCGGCGCGGCAAGGAAAGGCTGGAACAGGCGATCGCCGTCTGCCGCGATTGCGGCGGCGAATATATCGGCGGTATCCTGCATTCGGCTTTCGGCAAATATACCGAGCCGACGACGGCTGCCGGCGTCGCGCAATCGGTCGACATCCTGCGTCAGGTGGCCGAGACGGCGGCGAAAAGCAACATCACGCTGGTTCTGGAGGTGGTAAACCGCTACGAATCCAACGTGCTGAACACGGCCGCCCAGGCGGTGGAAATGTGCAAGCGCATCGGCATGCCGAATGTGAAGGTTCATCTCGATGTCTATCACATGAATATCGAGGAATCCGATATTCAGGCCGCCATTCTCGAAACCGGCGATTATCTCGGATATTTCCACACCGGCGATTCCCATCGCGGCTATATGGGCTCGGGCACGATTGATCTTACAGGCGTTTTCAGGGCTCTCGTTCGCTCCGGCTACCAGGGACCCATCACCTTCGAATCCTTCTCCTCCCGCGTCGTTGGTCAGCCGCTCGAAGGCATCCTCGGCATCTGGCGCAACCTCTGGGATGATGGCCGCGACCTTGCCGAACATGCGCTGATGTATACGAAGGCGCAGCTCAAGGCCGCGCAGGAGGCCCAGCGTCAAAGCCAGCAGCGCAGCCGCCTTCCGTGA
- a CDS encoding LacI family DNA-binding transcriptional regulator: MSKSRTPSIKMVADRAGVSVATVSNVLNGKPTVSPDFARRVNDAVRELGYVVDLGASRLRSRKAQLAGVVVPDLTNPMFASFVSTLEHLARLDDYDLVVVSARNNVEEEADRLRKIRSWRPAGLIIIPCDDAFAERLPNGFFAPVVLADRIPDAAGFDLIAVDNGPAAGAIAAHLDRQGYGDCLVLGSSLSITNVCERWEGVRAAAGHMHVEMLEIGIDDANGAQRLEERLRQRPLPGALFSLDHGTTLLTYRTMAEIGLSVPGDLAFASFDDMEWMQLVAPGITAVRQPIEEMAEQAWALLLRRMTGSAGKPVTRRLRCAVEIRGSTPRSPLEEAGNTKLGGEKWKLQDEPYSPE, from the coding sequence ATGTCGAAATCGCGAACCCCTTCCATCAAGATGGTGGCCGACAGGGCAGGCGTCTCGGTAGCGACCGTTTCGAATGTCCTCAATGGCAAGCCCACGGTCTCTCCGGATTTCGCCAGGCGCGTGAATGACGCGGTGCGTGAACTTGGCTATGTCGTCGATCTCGGCGCATCGCGGTTGCGCTCGCGCAAGGCACAGCTTGCGGGTGTCGTAGTACCGGATCTCACCAATCCGATGTTTGCCTCCTTCGTTTCCACGCTGGAGCATCTGGCGCGTCTCGACGATTACGATCTGGTGGTCGTCTCCGCGCGCAACAATGTCGAGGAGGAGGCCGACCGGCTGCGCAAGATCCGCTCATGGCGGCCGGCCGGCCTGATTATCATCCCCTGTGATGACGCCTTTGCCGAACGCTTGCCGAATGGCTTCTTCGCACCGGTCGTGCTGGCCGACCGTATACCGGATGCGGCGGGCTTCGATTTGATCGCGGTCGACAATGGCCCGGCCGCTGGCGCGATCGCCGCCCATCTCGACAGGCAAGGTTATGGTGATTGCCTGGTTCTTGGCAGCAGCCTTTCGATCACCAATGTTTGCGAACGCTGGGAAGGCGTGCGAGCTGCGGCCGGCCATATGCATGTCGAAATGCTGGAAATTGGCATAGACGATGCCAATGGCGCGCAGCGCCTAGAGGAGCGGCTGCGTCAACGTCCTTTGCCTGGCGCGTTGTTTTCGCTCGACCATGGCACGACGCTTTTGACCTACCGCACCATGGCGGAGATCGGGCTTTCCGTGCCCGGCGATCTCGCCTTTGCAAGCTTCGACGATATGGAATGGATGCAGCTGGTCGCACCCGGCATTACGGCGGTGCGTCAGCCCATCGAGGAAATGGCCGAACAGGCCTGGGCGCTGCTGTTGCGGCGCATGACCGGCTCTGCCGGAAAGCCGGTTACGCGGCGCCTGCGCTGCGCCGTAGAGATCCGCGGTTCGACGCCGCGGAGCCCGCTTGAGGAGGCGGGTAACACGAAACTGGGAGGAGAAAAATGGAAGTTACAAGACGAACCCTACTCGCCGGAATAG